Proteins found in one Solitalea lacus genomic segment:
- a CDS encoding GlxA family transcriptional regulator: MKHISILVPKGAILGSLEGSRQLLTQVNEFFKARGETPIFKVQLIGLSNATPVSGGLFTVNTEILIDDVKKTDLIIIPALDGDLNQAIENNQELIPWLINQYKKGAEIASLCLGAFLLASTGLLNGKSCATHWMAGNQFKTMFPDVNLVTEKIITDEHGLYSSGGAFSYMNLILYLIEKYAGREMAILSAKVFAIEIDRTTQSPFIMFQGQKEHEDDAIKKAQEFIEHNFHERITVDDLASMLAMGRRSLERRFKKATCNTVIEYIQRVKIEAAKKGFETSLKNINEVMYEVGYSDTKAFRSTFKKFTGLSPIDYRNKYNKEKAIA; the protein is encoded by the coding sequence ATGAAACACATCTCAATTTTGGTTCCCAAGGGGGCTATTTTAGGCAGTCTTGAAGGCTCCCGCCAGCTGCTAACTCAAGTAAATGAGTTTTTCAAAGCAAGAGGAGAAACCCCCATTTTTAAAGTACAACTAATTGGACTTTCTAATGCCACACCGGTAAGTGGAGGATTATTTACAGTTAACACCGAAATTCTAATCGATGATGTAAAAAAAACGGACCTCATTATTATTCCGGCCTTAGATGGGGATTTAAATCAAGCTATAGAAAACAATCAGGAGCTTATCCCGTGGCTTATCAATCAGTATAAAAAAGGGGCCGAAATTGCCAGTCTTTGCTTAGGGGCATTTTTATTGGCATCAACTGGTTTGCTAAACGGTAAAAGCTGTGCAACACATTGGATGGCCGGCAATCAATTCAAGACAATGTTTCCGGATGTCAACTTGGTTACCGAAAAAATCATTACTGATGAACACGGTCTTTATTCCAGCGGGGGTGCATTTTCATACATGAACCTGATTTTGTACCTCATTGAAAAATATGCAGGCCGCGAAATGGCTATACTCTCAGCAAAAGTTTTCGCCATTGAAATTGATAGAACTACTCAATCCCCATTTATTATGTTCCAAGGGCAAAAGGAACATGAAGATGATGCTATAAAAAAAGCACAAGAATTTATTGAACATAATTTTCACGAAAGAATTACGGTTGATGATTTGGCAAGCATGCTGGCAATGGGCCGTAGAAGCTTAGAACGCCGGTTTAAAAAAGCTACTTGCAATACCGTTATTGAATACATTCAGCGGGTAAAAATTGAGGCGGCCAAAAAAGGGTTTGAAACTAGCCTTAAAAACATAAACGAAGTGATGTATGAGGTTGGCTATTCTGACACCAAAGCATTCAGAAGCACTTTTAAAAAATTTACAGGTTTATCCCCTATTGACTACCGAAATAAATACAATAAAGAAAAGGCAATAGCCTAG